The following proteins are encoded in a genomic region of Methanoculleus oceani:
- a CDS encoding aminotransferase class V-fold PLP-dependent enzyme translates to MADNPPIIYLNNAATTWPKPPEVLEAARLSLALPVFGSGRTTGSQGEDYITLAREALSDLLAADPPEHVVFTQNATDSLNILIQGFLAGEAGCHVLTTELDHNSVLRPLHELERQGRIRLTVLPFENGAVRPDAARAAITPDTRLMVTAHGSNVLGSVQDVARIGEVLHDHGVYFIVDGAQTAGHIPVDLRKLPVDAYVFTGHKGLLGVPGTGGFYLRDPESIAPVRYGGTGTDSSSLFQPREMPERFESGTHNYPGLAALAAGVNYIASIGVEAIAEKAERQTAFLIGELKEEPNITIYNESPALPIVSFNIHGMENDDVGFILARAYGIVARTGLHCAPLVHRTIDGGKGCVRLSLSWFTTDEECRTAAKAVKEIARNANSSFGSS, encoded by the coding sequence ATGGCAGATAACCCGCCGATCATCTACTTGAACAACGCCGCCACGACCTGGCCGAAACCCCCGGAGGTGCTGGAGGCCGCGAGACTATCCCTTGCCCTCCCCGTTTTCGGGTCGGGGAGGACCACCGGGAGCCAGGGCGAGGACTACATCACGCTGGCGCGGGAGGCGCTCTCGGACCTCCTCGCCGCAGATCCGCCGGAGCACGTGGTCTTCACCCAGAATGCGACCGATTCCTTAAACATCCTCATCCAGGGATTTCTTGCCGGAGAGGCCGGGTGCCACGTCCTCACGACCGAACTCGACCACAACTCGGTTCTGCGGCCGCTTCACGAGCTCGAGCGGCAGGGCCGTATCCGGCTGACGGTTCTCCCCTTCGAGAACGGCGCTGTTCGCCCCGATGCCGCTCGCGCGGCCATCACGCCTGATACACGGCTCATGGTCACGGCCCACGGGAGCAACGTGCTCGGGTCGGTGCAGGACGTCGCCCGGATCGGGGAAGTTCTGCACGATCACGGCGTCTATTTCATCGTCGACGGAGCACAGACCGCCGGCCACATACCCGTCGACCTCCGGAAACTCCCGGTCGACGCCTACGTCTTCACCGGCCATAAGGGCCTCCTCGGGGTCCCCGGTACCGGCGGATTCTACCTGCGGGATCCGGAATCGATCGCTCCCGTCCGTTACGGGGGGACCGGGACGGACTCCTCCTCGCTCTTCCAGCCCCGGGAGATGCCGGAGCGGTTCGAGTCCGGAACGCACAACTATCCCGGCCTTGCGGCCCTCGCTGCCGGGGTGAACTACATCGCCTCCATCGGGGTAGAGGCCATCGCAGAGAAAGCGGAGCGCCAGACGGCGTTTCTTATCGGGGAGTTGAAGGAGGAGCCGAACATAACGATCTACAACGAGTCGCCTGCCCTTCCGATCGTCTCCTTCAACATCCATGGGATGGAGAACGACGACGTGGGGTTCATCCTGGCCCGGGCCTACGGGATCGTCGCCCGTACGGGGCTGCACTGTGCACCTCTCGTGCACAGGACGATCGACGGGGGGAAAGGCTGCGTGCGGCTCAGTCTCTCCTGGTTCACCACGGACGAAGAGTGCCGGACCGCCGCAAAAGCAGTAAAGGAGATTGCACGAAATGCGAATTCTTCGTTCGGTTCGTCATAA
- a CDS encoding J domain-containing protein, whose protein sequence is MARVTAGRVREAAELLGIRDRASLNEIRVRYAERIKEWHPDVSRKDPAESHEMTIRLKEAYDLLVDYCMNRPVSFRLEDLEKDLAQSPADYWMDRFGDDPIWG, encoded by the coding sequence ATGGCCAGAGTAACCGCCGGGCGGGTGAGGGAGGCGGCAGAACTGCTCGGCATCCGGGACCGGGCCAGCCTCAATGAGATTCGCGTGCGCTACGCCGAGAGGATCAAGGAGTGGCATCCCGACGTGTCGCGAAAAGACCCGGCGGAGTCCCACGAGATGACGATACGCCTAAAAGAGGCTTACGACCTCCTGGTCGACTACTGCATGAACCGTCCCGTCTCGTTCAGGCTCGAAGATCTCGAAAAGGACCTGGCGCAGAGCCCCGCCGACTACTGGATGGACCGGTTCGGCGACGACCCGATCTGGGGCTGA
- a CDS encoding APC family permease gives MAQRPRGGIKASRLSRRLNTGDAVFIGLGSMIGAGIFTALAPAAAAAGAGLLFGLALAASVAYCNASSSAQLARLYPASGGTYVYARERLNEFWAWVAGWGFVVGKLASCSAVALTFGYYLAPEYARFLAAGAVIAFTALNFFGIEKTASATKIIVVVVLLSLSAIVALVFVGEPDIGNLRPILGSNGFYGILQSAGIWFFAFAGYSRIATLGEEVEDPETSIPRAIVLGLGITLFVYAAVVFSALLLVGPAALARSDAPLVTALAGAGFQSWQWVIRVGSTFATLGVLLSLMTGISRMLFAMAADRKMPSYLVRVHPVHRVPHLAELTVGVILVAVVLLADLRAAIEFSAFTVLLYYAVTNLSAYTLTEQERLYSRNLAILGILGCLLLAFTLPAMVVGIGSAVMLAGIPVYLVQRRRGS, from the coding sequence ATGGCACAGAGACCTCGCGGCGGAATCAAGGCAAGCAGGCTCTCGCGAAGACTGAATACGGGGGATGCCGTCTTCATCGGGCTCGGCTCCATGATCGGGGCCGGCATCTTCACGGCTCTTGCACCGGCGGCGGCCGCGGCCGGGGCAGGGCTGCTCTTCGGCCTCGCGCTTGCGGCCTCTGTTGCGTACTGCAACGCCTCCTCATCCGCACAGCTTGCCCGCCTCTACCCCGCATCGGGCGGCACCTACGTATATGCACGAGAACGGTTGAACGAGTTCTGGGCCTGGGTTGCGGGCTGGGGGTTCGTGGTCGGCAAACTCGCCAGCTGCTCTGCCGTCGCGCTCACTTTCGGTTACTACCTGGCTCCGGAATATGCACGGTTCCTTGCTGCGGGGGCGGTGATCGCGTTCACGGCGTTGAACTTCTTCGGGATAGAAAAGACCGCCAGCGCCACGAAGATCATTGTCGTGGTGGTCCTGCTTTCTCTTTCTGCGATTGTTGCCCTCGTCTTCGTCGGCGAGCCGGATATCGGCAACCTGCGCCCGATTCTTGGTTCGAACGGCTTCTATGGGATTCTGCAGTCGGCAGGGATCTGGTTCTTCGCGTTTGCGGGATATTCGAGGATCGCCACCCTGGGCGAAGAGGTCGAAGACCCGGAGACGTCCATCCCACGGGCAATCGTGCTCGGTCTCGGCATCACGCTCTTCGTCTACGCCGCCGTCGTCTTCTCGGCGCTGCTCCTCGTCGGGCCTGCTGCTCTCGCCCGGTCCGACGCGCCCCTGGTGACGGCGCTCGCCGGGGCGGGTTTTCAATCGTGGCAGTGGGTCATCAGGGTCGGTTCGACCTTCGCGACACTCGGGGTGCTGCTCTCTTTGATGACGGGCATCAGCCGGATGCTCTTTGCCATGGCGGCGGATCGTAAAATGCCTTCATACCTGGTCCGGGTTCACCCGGTGCACAGGGTTCCGCACCTTGCCGAACTGACGGTCGGCGTGATCCTGGTCGCGGTGGTGCTGCTCGCGGACCTTCGTGCGGCGATAGAGTTCAGTGCTTTTACCGTGCTGCTGTACTACGCGGTCACGAACCTCTCTGCATACACCTTAACGGAGCAGGAGAGGCTGTACAGCAGAAATCTCGCGATACTGGGTATTCTGGGGTGCCTGCTGCTTGCTTTTACGCTGCCGGCCATGGTCGTCGGCATCGGGAGCGCGGTCATGCTGGCGGGCATACCGGTATATCTCGTACAGAGGCGGCGCGGTTCGTAA
- a CDS encoding radical SAM/SPASM domain-containing protein, producing MSHGEGDGGKSGYKPALISWNVTYRCNLRCAHCYMDAGDGGGAPELSTSEAKMLIDQVAQVGSPVMILSGGEPLLRDDIFEIAEYGTRRGLRMVIGTNGTLIDDRTAVRLAGAGIRKAAISLDSADPGVHDRFRGVRGAWERAVAGIGACRDAGIPVQVHTTVTLQNHRELEAIAEFGEKLGVHDFQFFFLVPTGRGKEVVDISPEMYEALIREILRLRAERDLFIRPTCAPQYVRIASTMGLPVAQGERGCIAGIRYCRIDPTGEVTPCPYLPLSLGNIRTTSFAEIWNGSEIFTNLRSGEALMGKCGRCEYRSTCGGCRARAYGLTEVVSHAGDYLAQDPWCLYEPGERVR from the coding sequence ATGTCGCATGGTGAGGGAGACGGCGGGAAGAGCGGATATAAACCCGCCCTTATCTCATGGAACGTCACCTACCGGTGCAATCTGCGGTGCGCCCACTGCTACATGGATGCCGGGGACGGGGGAGGGGCTCCGGAACTCTCCACCAGTGAAGCAAAGATGCTCATCGACCAGGTTGCGCAGGTAGGCTCCCCGGTGATGATCCTCAGCGGCGGAGAGCCCCTGCTACGGGACGATATCTTCGAGATCGCCGAATATGGGACGCGCCGGGGGCTCAGGATGGTCATCGGAACGAATGGGACCCTGATCGACGACCGCACCGCGGTGCGGCTCGCCGGGGCGGGCATCAGGAAAGCGGCGATAAGCCTGGACTCTGCCGATCCGGGAGTTCACGACCGGTTCAGGGGGGTTCGGGGTGCCTGGGAGCGTGCCGTCGCGGGCATCGGGGCCTGCAGGGATGCCGGTATTCCCGTCCAGGTGCACACGACGGTAACCCTGCAGAACCACCGCGAGCTGGAGGCTATCGCGGAATTCGGGGAAAAACTCGGGGTGCACGACTTCCAGTTCTTCTTCCTCGTCCCCACGGGGAGGGGAAAGGAGGTCGTCGACATCTCCCCGGAGATGTACGAAGCCCTGATCCGGGAGATTCTCCGGCTGAGGGCGGAGAGGGACCTCTTCATCCGCCCGACGTGCGCCCCGCAGTACGTGCGGATTGCATCAACGATGGGTCTCCCCGTAGCACAGGGGGAGCGGGGATGCATCGCCGGCATACGGTACTGCAGGATAGACCCAACAGGCGAGGTTACCCCCTGCCCCTACCTCCCCCTGAGTCTTGGGAATATCCGCACAACCTCGTTTGCAGAGATCTGGAACGGGTCGGAGATCTTTACAAACCTCCGCTCCGGCGAGGCTTTGATGGGGAAATGCGGCAGGTGCGAGTACCGCTCCACCTGCGGGGGGTGCCGTGCGCGGGCATACGGGCTTACGGAAGTGGTATCGCACGCCGGCGATTACCTGGCACAAGACCCCTGGTGCCTGTACGAGCCGGGGGAGAGGGTGAGGTGA
- a CDS encoding siroheme decarboxylase subunit alpha: protein MQLDPRDRVLLQQVQDNFPLDPRPYRVLGEVLGMPEREVMGRLTGLSRRGVIKHIAPILEPGSVGIRASTLVAMRVPEERIHEVAAIVNEYDSVSHNYRRDDDYNLWFTIAAADEEELLGILEEIMRRSMIPPGDILNLPMVRRFKLDVRFRFLAEDDDDGRG, encoded by the coding sequence ATGCAACTCGATCCGCGTGACCGGGTGCTTCTCCAGCAGGTGCAGGACAACTTCCCCCTCGACCCCCGGCCGTACAGGGTTCTCGGCGAAGTGCTCGGGATGCCGGAGCGGGAGGTGATGGGGCGGCTGACCGGCCTCTCCCGCCGGGGGGTGATCAAGCATATCGCACCGATCCTCGAACCCGGAAGCGTCGGCATCCGCGCCTCCACGCTCGTTGCAATGCGGGTGCCGGAAGAGCGGATTCACGAGGTCGCGGCGATCGTGAACGAGTACGACAGCGTGTCCCACAACTACCGCCGCGACGACGACTACAACCTCTGGTTCACCATCGCCGCGGCAGACGAAGAGGAACTTCTCGGGATACTCGAGGAGATCATGCGACGGTCGATGATCCCTCCCGGGGATATCCTGAACCTCCCGATGGTGCGGAGGTTCAAACTCGACGTCCGGTTCCGGTTTCTCGCGGAGGATGACGATGATGGACGAGGTTGA
- the ahbB gene encoding siroheme decarboxylase subunit beta, giving the protein MMDEVDRELLRLTQDGIGLEERPFLHAARRLRISEEEVVARLRRLRQTGVVRRFGTRINPRKAELVANAMVVWSVPSDRIAGIGAVMAESPDVTHCYERRTIPGHWEYNLYTVLHCRDREDAHRRVAALSRATGAVDYRVLFSTEEFKRRPSGRIEPAKEPERLQ; this is encoded by the coding sequence ATGATGGACGAGGTTGATAGGGAACTACTCAGATTGACACAGGACGGCATCGGGCTTGAGGAGAGGCCGTTTCTCCATGCGGCAAGGAGACTTCGGATCAGCGAAGAGGAGGTCGTCGCCCGGCTGCGAAGGCTCAGGCAGACCGGTGTCGTCCGCCGGTTCGGGACGAGGATCAATCCCCGGAAGGCCGAACTGGTGGCGAACGCCATGGTGGTCTGGAGCGTTCCTTCGGATCGTATCGCCGGGATCGGAGCCGTCATGGCAGAGAGCCCCGATGTAACCCATTGCTACGAACGCCGCACCATCCCCGGCCACTGGGAGTACAACCTCTACACCGTGCTCCACTGCCGCGATAGGGAGGACGCGCACCGCAGGGTCGCGGCCCTCTCCCGGGCGACCGGTGCCGTCGATTACCGGGTTCTCTTCAGCACCGAGGAGTTCAAGCGGCGGCCGAGCGGCCGCATCGAGCCTGCAAAAGAGCCGGAGCGTCTGCAATGA
- a CDS encoding radical SAM/SPASM domain-containing protein — MNRITRYIHAKGTVSEVLRHRAGERTPSGMLAFSDIRRPVVFWNITNRCNLLCSHCYIRAGPGQQRGNELTTEEALDLIDDLAAMRVPLLLFSGGEPLIREDFWELAGHAKDRGLTTALSTNGTLITPAAARRLRDAGVEYAGVSLDGATARTHDGMRNVPGSFDLAVSALKNCRSAGLKCGVRVTATRENRTEIPALIDLSQDVGAERFCVYWLVPSGRGSEGYDALQLRSHEVVDLLDLLIKRAHDVDPSAMEFLTVDAPQDAVYLLERLQEENPPVYENMCTLLARSGVGCSAGDRIANIDPSGDVYPCQFAQVDELKVGSIREKPFSAIWNDSKNRILADFRRKKDLVGGSCGRCSYRDRCGGGCRVRAFADTGDLWAEDPLCPIRREEPRGRP, encoded by the coding sequence ATGAACCGGATCACGAGATACATCCATGCAAAAGGCACGGTCAGCGAGGTGCTCCGACACCGTGCCGGCGAGAGAACACCGAGCGGAATGCTCGCATTCTCCGATATCCGCCGGCCGGTCGTCTTCTGGAATATCACGAACCGGTGCAACCTGCTCTGCTCTCACTGCTACATCCGGGCAGGGCCGGGACAGCAGCGGGGGAATGAGCTGACGACTGAGGAGGCGCTCGATCTAATCGACGACCTTGCAGCGATGCGGGTCCCGCTCCTGCTCTTCTCCGGGGGCGAGCCGCTGATCCGGGAGGATTTCTGGGAACTCGCCGGGCACGCGAAGGATCGCGGCCTTACCACCGCCCTGAGCACCAACGGCACGCTGATCACGCCCGCCGCTGCACGGCGGCTCCGCGATGCGGGGGTGGAGTACGCGGGGGTATCGCTCGACGGGGCGACTGCACGGACGCATGACGGCATGCGAAACGTCCCGGGGAGCTTTGACCTGGCCGTCTCGGCGCTCAAAAACTGCAGGTCCGCCGGGCTGAAGTGCGGGGTCCGGGTGACCGCAACCAGGGAGAACCGCACCGAGATCCCCGCCCTCATCGACCTCTCCCAGGACGTCGGGGCGGAACGGTTCTGCGTCTACTGGCTGGTCCCGAGCGGCCGGGGAAGCGAGGGCTACGACGCCCTGCAACTCCGATCCCACGAGGTTGTTGATCTGCTCGACCTGCTCATCAAGAGGGCGCACGATGTGGACCCGTCAGCCATGGAGTTTCTCACGGTCGACGCGCCCCAGGACGCCGTATACCTGCTCGAGAGATTGCAGGAGGAGAACCCGCCGGTATACGAGAATATGTGCACGCTCCTCGCACGCTCCGGTGTCGGGTGCAGCGCAGGGGACCGCATTGCAAACATCGATCCGTCCGGCGACGTTTACCCCTGCCAGTTCGCCCAGGTGGACGAACTCAAGGTAGGGAGCATCAGGGAGAAGCCCTTCAGCGCCATCTGGAACGATTCGAAAAACCGCATCCTTGCCGACTTCCGGAGAAAGAAGGACCTGGTCGGGGGGTCCTGCGGAAGATGCTCCTACCGCGACCGCTGCGGCGGGGGGTGCAGGGTTCGTGCATTTGCCGATACCGGCGATCTCTGGGCTGAAGACCCGCTCTGCCCCATCCGCCGCGAGGAGCCCCGGGGCCGGCCGTGA
- a CDS encoding catalase, which yields MDQRRKIDEKSKQEQLDEFRQDPEQEYLTTNQGVRVSHTDDALKAGERGPTLLEDFHFREKLTHFDHERIPERVVHARGSGAHGYFQVYEPMTEYTSAAFLQDPGKKTPVFVRFSTVVGFRGSADTVRDVRGFATKFYTEEGNYDLVGNNMPIFFIVDAIKFPDLVHAIKPEQHHQMPQASAAHDTFWDFVGNLPEITHMIMWVLSDRALPRSYRMMEGFGVNTFRFVNAEGKARFVKFHWRPLLGVHSLVWDETQKIAGKDPDFNRRDLWEAIEMGDYPEFEFGVQLIEEADEHNFDFDILDATKIWPEEEVPIRWIGKMTLNQNPDNFFAETEQVAFCPANVVPGIDLSNDPLLQGRLFSYLDTQLIRLGGPNFQEIPINRTLAPVANNQREGYNRMTINMGESSYFPNALGGNKPRPATAKEGGFVHYQEKIEGKKIRARSEKFNDHFSQAKLFWNSMSDAEKEHIVKAFHFELGKVSDAGVRKRVVDLMNNVDGDLAIRIAEGIGVPGPAEKGGSSGTKKSPNLSQERTVKDTIKSRKVAILAMEGYNHDEVMRVKKALKDAGAHPQIISQFHGKIKSADGKEMEVDKSYVTTTSVVYDAVYVPGGMHAETLKNQGYAIHFVNEAFKHCKPIGAMGEGIELLKASDIKGVTFADAGSGGEAVSEMGVVTCGSQGNVNSFAEQFKTAIARHRHWDREKKEQVPA from the coding sequence ATGGATCAGAGAAGAAAGATAGATGAGAAGAGCAAGCAGGAACAGCTCGACGAATTCCGCCAGGACCCGGAGCAGGAGTACCTGACGACAAACCAGGGGGTTCGCGTAAGCCATACCGACGACGCGTTAAAAGCGGGGGAGCGGGGGCCGACGCTCCTCGAGGACTTTCACTTCCGCGAGAAACTGACGCATTTCGACCACGAGCGGATTCCCGAGCGAGTCGTCCACGCCCGGGGCTCGGGTGCTCACGGTTACTTTCAGGTCTACGAACCGATGACCGAGTACACGAGCGCGGCGTTTCTCCAGGATCCGGGGAAGAAGACGCCGGTCTTCGTCCGGTTCTCGACCGTCGTGGGATTTCGGGGGTCCGCCGACACGGTCAGGGACGTCCGGGGGTTCGCGACGAAATTCTACACCGAAGAGGGGAACTACGACCTCGTCGGCAACAACATGCCGATCTTCTTCATCGTGGACGCGATCAAGTTCCCCGATCTCGTCCACGCCATCAAACCGGAGCAGCACCACCAGATGCCGCAGGCCTCCGCCGCCCACGACACGTTCTGGGACTTTGTGGGGAACCTGCCTGAGATCACCCACATGATCATGTGGGTCCTCTCGGACCGTGCGCTCCCGCGGAGCTACCGGATGATGGAGGGGTTCGGGGTCAACACCTTCCGGTTCGTCAACGCCGAAGGGAAGGCGCGGTTCGTCAAGTTCCACTGGCGGCCGCTGCTCGGCGTCCATTCGCTCGTCTGGGACGAGACACAGAAGATTGCCGGAAAAGACCCGGATTTCAATCGCCGCGACCTCTGGGAGGCGATCGAGATGGGGGACTACCCGGAGTTCGAGTTCGGGGTGCAGCTGATCGAGGAGGCGGACGAACACAACTTCGACTTCGATATCCTGGACGCGACGAAGATCTGGCCCGAGGAGGAGGTGCCGATCCGGTGGATCGGGAAGATGACCTTAAACCAGAACCCGGACAACTTCTTCGCCGAGACCGAGCAGGTCGCCTTCTGTCCGGCGAACGTCGTGCCGGGGATCGACCTCTCAAACGACCCGCTCCTCCAGGGCCGGCTCTTCTCATACCTGGATACCCAGTTGATACGCCTTGGCGGTCCGAACTTCCAGGAGATCCCGATCAACCGGACGCTCGCGCCCGTCGCGAACAACCAGCGGGAAGGCTACAACCGGATGACGATCAACATGGGCGAGAGCAGTTACTTCCCGAACGCCCTCGGCGGGAACAAGCCCCGGCCGGCAACGGCGAAGGAGGGCGGCTTCGTCCACTACCAGGAGAAGATCGAGGGCAAGAAGATCCGTGCACGGAGCGAGAAGTTCAACGACCACTTCAGCCAGGCGAAGCTCTTCTGGAACAGCATGTCGGATGCAGAGAAGGAGCATATCGTCAAGGCCTTCCACTTCGAGCTCGGGAAGGTCTCCGATGCGGGGGTCCGCAAAAGGGTGGTGGACCTCATGAACAACGTCGACGGTGATCTCGCAATACGGATCGCCGAAGGGATCGGGGTGCCGGGCCCGGCAGAGAAGGGCGGGTCCTCCGGGACGAAGAAGTCCCCGAACCTCAGCCAGGAGAGGACCGTCAAAGACACCATCAAGAGCAGGAAGGTCGCGATCCTCGCCATGGAGGGCTACAACCACGATGAGGTGATGCGGGTCAAGAAAGCGCTCAAAGATGCCGGAGCCCATCCGCAGATCATCTCGCAGTTCCACGGCAAGATCAAGTCCGCCGACGGTAAAGAGATGGAGGTGGACAAGAGTTACGTCACCACCACCTCCGTCGTGTACGACGCCGTGTATGTCCCGGGCGGGATGCATGCAGAGACCCTGAAGAACCAGGGGTATGCTATCCACTTCGTCAACGAGGCCTTCAAGCACTGCAAGCCGATCGGGGCGATGGGAGAAGGCATCGAGCTGCTGAAGGCATCGGACATCAAGGGCGTGACCTTTGCCGATGCCGGCTCCGGAGGAGAGGCCGTCTCCGAGATGGGGGTCGTGACCTGCGGGAGCCAGGGGAACGTGAACTCGTTTGCCGAACAGTTCAAGACGGCCATTGCCCGGCACCGCCACTGGGACCGGGAGAAGAAGGAGCAGGTGCCTGCCTGA
- a CDS encoding DUF3887 domain-containing protein — protein sequence MSLSHVSFLAVLVALAAVAASGCMSQETVVSEEVKAEVLAYADPIADNLMQGFNEGNYTIYSRDFSAEMRQGLDEAAFEQNREHVTSRIGLYESRRDPVVTETGEYIAVTYKGEFEQEDGVALRFVFRKGDESHRLYGLWFNSPKLRS from the coding sequence ATGAGTCTCTCTCACGTCTCGTTTCTTGCCGTTCTTGTGGCTCTCGCCGCGGTCGCTGCATCCGGCTGCATGAGCCAGGAGACCGTGGTATCCGAGGAAGTGAAGGCGGAGGTGCTTGCATATGCAGACCCGATCGCCGACAACCTCATGCAGGGCTTCAACGAAGGCAACTACACGATCTACTCCCGCGACTTCAGCGCAGAGATGAGACAGGGCCTCGACGAGGCCGCGTTCGAGCAGAACCGCGAACATGTTACATCCCGGATCGGGCTCTACGAATCCAGAAGAGATCCTGTCGTCACCGAGACCGGCGAATACATCGCCGTAACCTACAAGGGGGAGTTCGAGCAGGAGGACGGCGTTGCTCTCCGGTTCGTCTTCAGAAAGGGCGACGAATCGCACAGGCTCTATGGGCTCTGGTTCAACTCGCCGAAGCTGCGCAGCTAA
- a CDS encoding PAS domain-containing protein, whose amino-acid sequence MTGPDEPASPLPPELQSTLAILDALDEGIFLVDRSNRVISVNRWLASFFGLDRDALAGIDIDCFMRRYLPACVADDERTARITASFPDWQDFPDTPCTIRTPGAEERELLISGNRIEDGRLEGMGIVRFREITGEMRAKQELLACTAKYRTIFDSLDAGFSIIEMIFHAGDRPADYRFIETNRAFERLTGMHDVAGKTMRELAPGHEEHWFEIFGAVARTGEARRFVQTAKC is encoded by the coding sequence GTGACTGGACCCGATGAACCCGCATCCCCGCTCCCGCCAGAACTGCAATCCACGCTGGCCATACTTGACGCGCTCGACGAGGGGATATTCCTCGTCGATCGGAGCAACAGGGTGATCTCGGTCAACCGCTGGCTCGCGTCTTTTTTTGGCCTCGATCGAGACGCCCTCGCCGGGATCGATATCGACTGTTTCATGCGCCGGTACCTCCCGGCGTGCGTTGCGGACGACGAACGGACGGCGAGGATAACAGCATCGTTCCCGGATTGGCAGGACTTCCCCGATACCCCCTGCACCATCCGCACCCCGGGGGCTGAGGAGCGCGAACTCCTCATCTCCGGCAACCGGATCGAGGACGGGCGGCTCGAGGGCATGGGGATCGTCCGGTTCCGGGAGATCACCGGGGAGATGCGTGCAAAACAGGAACTGCTGGCGTGCACGGCGAAGTACAGAACCATATTCGATTCCCTCGACGCAGGGTTCTCTATCATCGAGATGATCTTTCATGCCGGTGACAGACCGGCCGACTACCGCTTCATCGAGACTAACCGGGCGTTCGAGAGGCTGACGGGGATGCACGATGTAGCGGGAAAGACGATGCGGGAACTTGCCCCGGGCCACGAAGAGCACTGGTTCGAGATCTTCGGCGCCGTTGCCAGGACCGGTGAGGCCAGACGCTTCGTCCAGACGGCAAAATGCTAG